From the genome of Persephonella sp., one region includes:
- the ileS gene encoding isoleucine--tRNA ligase, which yields MDWKDTLNLPKTEFPMKGNLPKREPEILKKWEDINLYEKLREERKGQEKYILHDGPPYANGNIHLGHALNKILKDILVKYESMRGKDAPFVPGWDCHGLPIEQQVEKQLKKEKKRKEDLSKSEFRKLCRDYASKYVNIQREEFKRLGIVGNWEKPYLTMRPSYQAQEIRELGRIFSSGIAYRGKKPVYWCIYDKTAEAEAEVEYKDKKDPSIYVAFELVEPPFDIHKKSYAVIWTTTPWTLPANLGIMVNPDFDYVFIDTGEKVFIVAKELLENFKEKTGIEGDILKEVKGRELEFLEYKHPFIDRVSKIYLSEFVELGTGTGLVHMAPGHGQEDYIIGQRYGVQPFAPVDDEGRFTQEAPDFIQGLRVFDANAPIVDKLKEVGALLYHEEIVHSYPHCWRCKNPVIFRATPQWFISMDAILENGNTLRGEAIKEIERVKWIPDWGENRIKSMVENRPDWCISRQRSWGVPIAVFYCKNCGETVNDPEVFEHVAKLVENDPYGADIWFEKKPEELLPEGYRCPKCGSDRFEKEEDILDVWFDSGVSHSSVLKTGFWEELRWPADMYLEGSDQHRGWFQSSLLESIASYGRSPYNSVLTHGFILDEKGRKMSKSVGNVIPPEKVIKMYGADILRLWVVSEDYTEDIKIGMNLLKGIADDYRKIRNTFRYFLGNLYDFDPNKDNVSYDNLLEIDRWILSRLQRIIDVSHSAYQNYRFHRIYHEIKKFMIVDLSAIYLDILKDRLYVYAPDTLERRSAQTVLYVMLTSLSKLLAPILSFTMEEVWSYVKQFDKNAKESIHLEIMPLVNQDLIDKNLEEIYKDLLKVRDDVLKALEEARKKDVIRHPYEAKVILDLPEKYENLVKERIDWIKFFFTVSQVEISKKTEGEVVIEGENTGGVVAVKKAEGQKCPRCWIYDSSVGKNGQPVCDRCVQQLEIMKIDINQIEEAK from the coding sequence TTGGACTGGAAAGATACATTAAATTTGCCGAAAACAGAGTTTCCTATGAAAGGAAATCTACCTAAAAGAGAGCCTGAAATTCTTAAAAAATGGGAAGATATAAATCTTTATGAGAAATTAAGAGAGGAAAGGAAAGGACAAGAAAAATACATTCTACACGATGGACCTCCTTATGCAAATGGAAACATTCATCTTGGTCATGCCCTTAACAAAATTCTGAAGGATATACTTGTAAAGTATGAATCAATGAGGGGAAAAGATGCCCCCTTTGTTCCCGGTTGGGACTGCCACGGACTTCCTATTGAACAGCAGGTTGAGAAACAGCTGAAAAAAGAGAAAAAAAGAAAGGAAGACCTTTCAAAGTCAGAATTTAGAAAGCTCTGCCGTGATTACGCATCAAAGTATGTGAACATACAGAGGGAAGAGTTTAAAAGGCTTGGTATAGTAGGAAACTGGGAAAAACCTTATCTAACAATGAGACCTTCGTATCAGGCTCAGGAGATAAGAGAGCTTGGGAGAATATTCAGCTCAGGCATAGCATATAGGGGCAAAAAGCCTGTTTACTGGTGTATATATGACAAGACAGCCGAAGCTGAAGCAGAGGTGGAATACAAAGACAAAAAAGACCCTTCAATCTATGTTGCCTTTGAGCTTGTAGAACCGCCGTTTGATATCCATAAAAAAAGTTATGCTGTTATATGGACAACAACACCATGGACGCTTCCTGCAAATCTTGGAATTATGGTAAACCCTGATTTTGATTATGTTTTCATTGATACAGGGGAAAAGGTTTTTATTGTTGCAAAGGAGCTTCTGGAGAACTTTAAGGAAAAAACTGGTATAGAGGGAGATATTTTAAAAGAGGTAAAAGGAAGGGAACTGGAGTTTTTAGAATACAAACACCCATTTATAGATAGAGTATCAAAGATATACCTTTCTGAGTTTGTTGAACTTGGAACAGGAACAGGTCTTGTTCATATGGCACCGGGGCATGGACAGGAAGATTACATAATAGGTCAAAGATACGGTGTGCAACCTTTTGCTCCTGTTGATGATGAGGGAAGGTTTACACAGGAAGCACCTGATTTTATACAGGGCCTGAGAGTTTTTGATGCAAACGCCCCTATTGTTGACAAGCTTAAAGAGGTTGGAGCTCTTTTGTATCATGAAGAGATAGTTCACTCTTACCCCCACTGCTGGAGGTGTAAAAATCCTGTGATATTCAGGGCTACTCCCCAGTGGTTTATATCAATGGATGCTATACTTGAGAACGGAAACACACTCAGAGGAGAAGCAATAAAAGAGATTGAAAGGGTAAAATGGATCCCTGACTGGGGCGAAAACAGAATAAAATCAATGGTTGAAAACAGACCTGACTGGTGTATATCAAGGCAGAGAAGCTGGGGTGTTCCGATCGCCGTTTTTTACTGTAAAAACTGTGGTGAGACGGTTAATGATCCTGAAGTTTTTGAACATGTTGCAAAGCTTGTTGAGAATGATCCTTACGGAGCTGACATATGGTTTGAAAAGAAACCTGAAGAACTACTTCCTGAAGGATATAGATGCCCAAAATGTGGATCAGACAGGTTTGAAAAAGAGGAGGACATTCTTGATGTATGGTTTGATTCTGGAGTTTCCCACTCATCAGTTTTGAAAACAGGTTTTTGGGAAGAGCTGAGATGGCCTGCAGATATGTATCTTGAAGGTTCTGATCAGCATAGAGGTTGGTTTCAGTCTTCCTTACTTGAAAGTATCGCATCTTACGGAAGATCCCCATATAATAGTGTGCTGACACACGGCTTTATTCTTGATGAAAAAGGCAGGAAAATGTCAAAATCTGTTGGGAATGTTATTCCACCTGAAAAAGTAATAAAGATGTATGGTGCTGATATTTTGAGGTTGTGGGTTGTTTCAGAGGACTACACAGAAGACATCAAGATAGGAATGAACCTTCTTAAAGGAATAGCCGATGACTACAGAAAAATAAGAAATACATTCAGATATTTTCTTGGAAACCTGTATGACTTTGATCCGAATAAGGATAATGTTTCTTATGATAACCTTCTTGAGATAGACAGATGGATACTTTCCAGACTACAAAGAATTATTGATGTTTCCCATTCAGCATACCAAAACTATAGATTTCACAGGATATACCACGAGATAAAAAAATTTATGATAGTTGATCTGTCGGCAATTTATCTTGATATATTAAAAGACAGGCTTTATGTGTATGCCCCAGACACTTTAGAAAGAAGATCAGCCCAGACTGTCCTTTATGTAATGCTCACATCACTGTCGAAACTCCTTGCTCCGATACTTTCATTTACTATGGAAGAGGTATGGAGTTATGTTAAGCAGTTTGATAAAAACGCAAAAGAAAGCATACATCTTGAGATAATGCCCCTTGTAAATCAGGATCTTATAGACAAAAATCTTGAGGAGATATACAAGGATCTCCTGAAGGTAAGAGATGATGTGCTGAAAGCCCTTGAAGAAGCAAGAAAAAAAGATGTTATAAGACATCCATATGAAGCAAAGGTAATTTTGGATCTTCCTGAAAAATATGAAAATCTTGTTAAAGAGAGAATTGACTGGATAAAATTTTTCTTTACTGTTTCTCAGGTTGAGATCTCAAAGAAAACTGAAGGGGAGGTTGTTATAGAAGGTGAAAATACAGGAGGTGTTGTTGCTGTTAAAAAAGCAGAAGGTCAAAAATGTCCAAGATGCTGGATATATGACAGCTCTGTTGGAAAAAATGGACAGCCTGTCTGTGATAGATGTGTCCAGCAGCTTGAAATAATGAAAATAGATATAAATCAGATAGAGGAGGCAAAATGA
- a CDS encoding HU family DNA-binding protein codes for MKKSDIIEMLLEEFPELDRKTVTNIVNGTFEAMMEALTKGQKIEIRGLGTFRVKSRPAKVARNPKTGEKIKIPPKKVVHFKIGKVLKAKLNARAGV; via the coding sequence ATGAAAAAATCTGACATTATTGAGATGTTGCTGGAAGAATTTCCAGAGCTTGACAGGAAAACAGTTACAAACATAGTTAACGGCACTTTTGAAGCAATGATGGAAGCTCTCACAAAAGGACAGAAAATAGAGATAAGAGGTCTTGGAACATTCAGGGTTAAATCAAGACCTGCCAAGGTGGCAAGAAACCCTAAAACAGGAGAGAAAATAAAGATACCTCCTAAAAAAGTAGTTCATTTCAAGATAGGTAAGGTTCTAAAAGCAAAACTTAATGCAAGGGCAGGGGTCTAA